In Phocoena sinus isolate mPhoSin1 chromosome X, mPhoSin1.pri, whole genome shotgun sequence, a genomic segment contains:
- the EDA2R gene encoding tumor necrosis factor receptor superfamily member 27 isoform X1 has translation MDCQENEYWDQWGRCVACQLCGPGQELSKDCGYGEGGDAYCAACPPRRYKSSWGHHRCQTCITCAVINRIQKENCTATSNAVCGDCLPRFYQKTRIGGLQDQECIPCTKQTPTSEVQCAFQLSLVKADVPTVSPQEVTLVALVSSLLMVFTLAFLGLFFLYCKQFFNRNCQRVSGGSLQYEADEAAEEESLFPMPPGQETSPESPLSESIFETQALNPILDDDCSSTRGFPTQESFTLASCASESHSHWVHTPIECTELDLRKISSSASYTGAETLRGNTAECSGDRLELTVPFEVPSLSLY, from the exons GATTGTGGTTATGGAGAAGGTGGAGATGCATACTGCGCAGCCTGCCCTCCCCGCAGATATAAAAGCAGCTGGGGCCACCATAGATGTCAGACTTGCATCACCTGTGCTGTCATCAATCGTATCCAGAAGGAGAACTGTACAGCTACCTCTAATGCCGTCTGTGGGGACTGTCTGCCCAG ATTCTACCAAAAGACACGTATTGGAGGCCTGCAGGATCAAGAATGTATCCCATGCACGAAGCAGACCCCCACCTCTGAGGTTCAGT GTGCCTTCCAGTTGAGCTTAGTGAAGGCAGATGTACCCACAGTATCCCCTCAGGAGGTCACACTTGTTGCACTGGTGAGCAGTCTGCTCATGGTGTTTACCCTGGCCTTCCTGGGGCTCTTCTTCCTCTACTGCAAGCAGTTCTTCAACAGAAATTGCCAGCGTG TTTCAGGAGGTTCGCTGCAGTATGAGGCTGACGAGGCAGCGGAAGAGGAATCTCTCTTCCCCATGCCACCTGGCCAGGAGACCAGTCCTGAGTCCCCACTGAGTGAAAGCATCTTTGAGACCCAGGCACTTAACCCCATCCTGGATGACGACTGCAGCTCGACTCGTGGCTTCCCCACACAGGAGTCCTTTACCTTGGCCTCCTGTGCCTCAGAGAGCCACTCCCACTGGGTCCACACTCCCATCGAATGCACAGAGCTGGACCTGCGAAAGATTTCCAGTTCTGCTTCCTATACTGGAGCTGAGACCTTGAGGGGGAACACAGCTGAATGCTCTGGAGACAGACTGGAGCTCACTGTACCCTTTGAAGTACCCAGCCTTTCACTGTACTGA
- the EDA2R gene encoding tumor necrosis factor receptor superfamily member 27 isoform X2: protein MDCQENEYWDQWGRCVACQLCGPGQELSKDCGYGEGGDAYCAACPPRRYKSSWGHHRCQTCITCAVINRIQKENCTATSNAVCGDCLPRFYQKTRIGGLQDQECIPCTKQTPTSEVQCAFQLSLVKADVPTVSPQEVTLVALVSSLLMVFTLAFLGLFFLYCKQFFNRNCQRGGSLQYEADEAAEEESLFPMPPGQETSPESPLSESIFETQALNPILDDDCSSTRGFPTQESFTLASCASESHSHWVHTPIECTELDLRKISSSASYTGAETLRGNTAECSGDRLELTVPFEVPSLSLY from the exons GATTGTGGTTATGGAGAAGGTGGAGATGCATACTGCGCAGCCTGCCCTCCCCGCAGATATAAAAGCAGCTGGGGCCACCATAGATGTCAGACTTGCATCACCTGTGCTGTCATCAATCGTATCCAGAAGGAGAACTGTACAGCTACCTCTAATGCCGTCTGTGGGGACTGTCTGCCCAG ATTCTACCAAAAGACACGTATTGGAGGCCTGCAGGATCAAGAATGTATCCCATGCACGAAGCAGACCCCCACCTCTGAGGTTCAGT GTGCCTTCCAGTTGAGCTTAGTGAAGGCAGATGTACCCACAGTATCCCCTCAGGAGGTCACACTTGTTGCACTGGTGAGCAGTCTGCTCATGGTGTTTACCCTGGCCTTCCTGGGGCTCTTCTTCCTCTACTGCAAGCAGTTCTTCAACAGAAATTGCCAGCGTG GAGGTTCGCTGCAGTATGAGGCTGACGAGGCAGCGGAAGAGGAATCTCTCTTCCCCATGCCACCTGGCCAGGAGACCAGTCCTGAGTCCCCACTGAGTGAAAGCATCTTTGAGACCCAGGCACTTAACCCCATCCTGGATGACGACTGCAGCTCGACTCGTGGCTTCCCCACACAGGAGTCCTTTACCTTGGCCTCCTGTGCCTCAGAGAGCCACTCCCACTGGGTCCACACTCCCATCGAATGCACAGAGCTGGACCTGCGAAAGATTTCCAGTTCTGCTTCCTATACTGGAGCTGAGACCTTGAGGGGGAACACAGCTGAATGCTCTGGAGACAGACTGGAGCTCACTGTACCCTTTGAAGTACCCAGCCTTTCACTGTACTGA